One genomic region from Candidatus Eremiobacterota bacterium encodes:
- a CDS encoding amidohydrolase family protein: MSTLHRGHVFHLTGRPSLEEAVDALVEIPDGAILVSDDGIIEWCGRHVDRPSPTGAPVKVVDHRDCFILPGFIDTHIHFPQLNSIDAYGGGQLLEWLTACIFPAEAKFRNEEYALGAARAFCNRLISAGTTTSLVYGSQFPPAQEALFAEYRERGLRGVIGRTIQTTGPDAARPLMTGEDEAIRLTGEEIERWHPPTAEQLRESLLAVAVIPRFSLAVTAKTLEALGELYSAYRGRGVYFTSHLNENNRPQNGEIAGVLSEYGVEAYLDTYDGRFLPGSRKGGESLLGRRSVLAHCVHCQDRELERMAETGTSVAHCPVSQLFLGSGTMPWRRTAASGVTISAGTDFAAGDSWFMLDVVNMAYKVHLSEAGEEAAAIHPARLLHMLTAGGARALDLEDRIGNFDVGREADLVVIDPHRWEPLIYALEWGLRSDDPVKRMHGRLYTVLMATREVAVTESYVKGRKLTPGPPR, from the coding sequence ATGAGCACCCTCCACAGGGGGCATGTTTTTCACCTCACGGGGCGGCCTTCACTTGAGGAGGCTGTCGATGCCCTGGTAGAGATCCCTGACGGCGCCATCCTGGTGAGCGACGACGGCATCATAGAGTGGTGCGGCCGCCACGTGGACCGTCCCTCACCCACAGGGGCTCCCGTGAAGGTAGTCGATCACAGGGATTGTTTCATACTCCCCGGTTTCATCGATACCCATATCCACTTTCCGCAGCTCAACTCAATCGATGCTTACGGCGGCGGCCAGCTTCTCGAATGGCTTACCGCCTGCATCTTCCCCGCCGAGGCAAAGTTCCGCAACGAGGAATACGCCCTGGGTGCCGCACGGGCTTTCTGCAACCGCCTCATATCGGCCGGCACGACCACGTCGCTTGTCTATGGGTCACAGTTCCCCCCGGCGCAGGAGGCTCTATTTGCCGAATACCGGGAAAGGGGGCTCCGCGGCGTCATCGGCCGCACAATCCAGACCACGGGCCCCGATGCCGCCAGGCCCCTGATGACCGGCGAGGACGAGGCCATCAGGCTCACCGGGGAGGAGATTGAGCGCTGGCATCCCCCCACGGCTGAACAGCTCAGGGAAAGCCTTCTTGCCGTGGCCGTCATCCCCCGCTTCTCCCTCGCCGTCACTGCGAAGACCCTGGAGGCCCTGGGTGAGCTCTACTCGGCATATCGTGGCCGCGGTGTTTATTTCACCTCCCATCTCAATGAGAACAACAGGCCCCAGAACGGCGAGATTGCCGGAGTGCTGAGCGAATACGGCGTGGAGGCGTACCTGGACACCTATGACGGCCGCTTTCTCCCGGGGAGCAGAAAGGGAGGCGAGAGCCTCCTGGGGAGGCGGAGCGTGCTGGCCCACTGCGTGCACTGCCAGGATCGCGAGCTTGAGAGGATGGCCGAAACGGGCACTTCGGTGGCCCATTGCCCTGTGAGCCAGCTTTTCCTGGGGAGCGGCACCATGCCCTGGAGGCGCACTGCGGCATCTGGCGTCACCATCTCGGCGGGCACCGACTTTGCCGCCGGCGACAGCTGGTTCATGCTTGACGTGGTGAACATGGCATACAAGGTGCACCTGAGCGAGGCGGGAGAGGAAGCCGCAGCCATCCATCCTGCCAGGCTTCTCCATATGCTCACCGCAGGCGGGGCCAGGGCTCTTGATCTTGAGGACCGCATCGGCAATTTTGACGTGGGCCGCGAAGCCGACCTGGTAGTCATCGATCCCCACCGCTGGGAGCCCCTTATCTATGCCCTGGAATGGGGCCTCCGCTCCGACGACCCGGTGAAGCGGATGCATGGCCGTCTCTACACAGTGCTCATGGCGACCAGGGAAGTGGCAGTGACGGAGTCCTACGTGAAGGGAAGGAAGCTCACGCCAGGCCCCCCCAGATGA
- a CDS encoding CPBP family glutamic-type intramembrane protease: MKWSPSDKTYWLLVIILALSGAASVFFMPLHLMPGAELPAPKPVLALANGLALLVIYGGLGFLGLRLSGKLGFRKIWDPEVSQRERFVIPLMTGAALGIFFILTDRVLCRFHTLGGLPHPPFPASILASVTAGIGEEIIFRLFFISLWVYLISRLLRDRGKNQVFWTVSVFSALAFAAGHLPAIFMLYGIKSMQELPWALLAELLLLNGVLSLFAADYLRKWGFLAAAGVHFWTDIVWHVIWGGLA, from the coding sequence ATGAAATGGTCACCATCTGACAAAACCTACTGGCTTCTTGTCATTATCCTTGCTCTCTCGGGGGCTGCCAGCGTCTTCTTCATGCCACTGCACCTGATGCCGGGAGCTGAGCTTCCCGCGCCGAAACCGGTGCTTGCCCTCGCGAACGGCCTCGCCCTTCTTGTGATATACGGCGGCCTGGGTTTTCTGGGATTAAGGCTCTCAGGAAAACTCGGCTTCAGGAAGATTTGGGATCCTGAAGTCTCACAGAGAGAGCGGTTTGTCATCCCCCTCATGACCGGCGCTGCCCTGGGCATATTCTTTATCCTGACGGACCGGGTATTGTGCAGATTTCACACCCTGGGCGGTCTTCCCCACCCCCCCTTCCCCGCGTCCATTCTCGCCTCCGTCACGGCAGGCATCGGAGAAGAGATTATATTCCGCCTCTTTTTCATCTCCCTGTGGGTTTATCTTATCAGCCGACTCCTGCGGGACAGAGGGAAAAACCAGGTGTTCTGGACAGTGAGCGTTTTCTCAGCCCTCGCCTTTGCAGCCGGCCACCTCCCTGCGATCTTCATGCTTTATGGCATCAAGAGCATGCAGGAACTGCCCTGGGCTCTGCTGGCCGAGCTCCTGCTTTTGAACGGCGTGCTCTCCCTTTTTGCCGCAGATTACCTGAGAAAATGGGGGTTCCTGGCCGCCGCGGGAGTCCATTTCTGGACCGACATCGTGTGGCACGTCATCTGGGGGGGCCTGGCGTGA
- a CDS encoding PQQ-binding-like beta-propeller repeat protein — MALFCEFCGNENLDFASFCSRCGSAIKGIPSQGRLLPAGLVLNACYEITELVHAGSKGALYRARNSSTGRGHFVKELICPEGASVKGETLESRFEKEAAALTALKLEKLPAITDHFTTMQRYYLVTELTEGKDLKTLLEEQGSQGLPEKWVLHLAIEILTVLDHCDRFLAGLLDFTVLPGTVIVTSGGSPVLVDFTLALITGATGNEAAHVRAVGALMYTLLTGVDPEDSLSLASPDPLGRFVTSVASIETLSPSLTPELKGAVMRALEPDPSWAFPSPLEFQETLITIEMNEHPQLATLEKQEQKRSKMLKTREIRGGGKKLWAFPAGGPILSSPGVGGGFVYFGSFDGHLYCLDASSGALAWKYRTGARIISSPCVFEGAVYCGSEDLRLHCVEALSGRKKWSFDARSFVNSSPLAGKGFLYAAAQDGHLYCLDAEKGTVRWKYKTRTMTDGSPCIEGSRLFLGDKKYFYVLDSRSGSLIREEEIGDSANSSPLYYRGLIYLACTMSGLRCINPDSGTTLWNFKDSNAWITMWNDASPCADESRVFFGSRDGRLYCLDGQRGSLLWEFRTRGKVTSSPCCAGGYLFFGCDDRHLYCIETEEGREIWKLLTENMVRSSPSVADGLVYCGSNDGKLYCIDSGTRGISAPNSVSRQK; from the coding sequence ATGGCCCTTTTCTGCGAGTTCTGCGGGAACGAGAACCTGGATTTTGCGAGCTTCTGCTCAAGGTGCGGAAGCGCCATCAAGGGTATTCCCTCGCAGGGAAGGCTTCTTCCTGCCGGACTTGTCCTCAATGCATGCTATGAGATCACGGAGCTTGTCCATGCCGGCAGCAAGGGCGCCCTTTACCGGGCCCGCAACAGCAGCACGGGCCGCGGGCACTTCGTAAAAGAGCTTATCTGCCCGGAGGGAGCCTCCGTGAAGGGGGAGACCCTCGAGAGCCGCTTTGAAAAGGAGGCCGCCGCCCTCACCGCCCTGAAGCTTGAGAAGCTCCCGGCCATCACGGACCATTTCACCACGATGCAGAGGTATTACCTGGTGACAGAGCTCACCGAGGGGAAGGATCTGAAGACCCTCCTGGAAGAGCAGGGCTCCCAGGGGCTCCCGGAGAAGTGGGTGCTCCATCTTGCCATCGAAATTCTGACGGTGCTTGACCACTGCGACCGCTTTCTCGCGGGCCTCCTTGATTTCACTGTCCTTCCGGGAACAGTGATTGTCACCTCCGGCGGGAGCCCGGTGCTGGTGGACTTCACCCTTGCACTGATCACTGGCGCCACTGGCAATGAGGCTGCCCACGTGAGGGCCGTCGGCGCCCTGATGTATACCCTCCTCACGGGGGTGGACCCTGAGGATTCCCTCTCCCTGGCATCACCCGATCCCCTGGGAAGGTTTGTAACTTCTGTCGCTTCCATTGAGACATTGAGCCCCTCTCTCACACCGGAGCTGAAGGGCGCGGTGATGAGAGCACTGGAGCCTGATCCCTCCTGGGCCTTTCCTTCTCCCCTGGAATTCCAGGAAACCCTCATCACCATTGAAATGAATGAACATCCGCAGCTGGCAACCCTGGAAAAACAGGAGCAGAAGAGGAGCAAAATGCTGAAGACAAGGGAGATAAGGGGCGGGGGGAAAAAGCTATGGGCATTCCCTGCAGGGGGGCCAATCCTGTCAAGCCCCGGTGTCGGGGGAGGCTTCGTCTATTTCGGAAGCTTCGACGGTCATCTCTACTGCCTTGACGCCTCATCGGGAGCTCTTGCCTGGAAATACCGCACCGGCGCAAGGATAATCTCAAGCCCCTGCGTTTTTGAGGGGGCTGTGTACTGCGGGAGCGAGGATCTCAGGCTCCACTGCGTCGAGGCGCTGAGCGGCAGGAAAAAATGGAGCTTTGACGCCCGTTCATTTGTCAACTCGAGCCCCCTTGCCGGAAAAGGCTTTCTCTACGCCGCGGCCCAGGATGGTCATCTTTACTGCCTTGACGCGGAAAAGGGCACCGTCAGGTGGAAGTACAAAACCAGGACCATGACGGACGGCTCTCCCTGTATTGAAGGGAGCAGGCTTTTTCTGGGGGACAAGAAATACTTTTACGTGCTGGACTCCCGGAGCGGAAGCCTGATAAGGGAAGAGGAAATCGGGGACTCTGCGAACTCCAGCCCCCTCTACTACAGGGGACTGATATATCTGGCCTGCACGATGTCGGGCCTTCGCTGTATAAACCCCGATTCGGGAACGACCTTGTGGAACTTCAAGGACAGCAACGCGTGGATCACCATGTGGAATGACGCAAGCCCATGCGCCGATGAATCCAGGGTGTTTTTCGGGAGCCGCGACGGGAGGCTCTACTGCCTGGACGGACAGCGGGGCTCCCTCCTCTGGGAGTTCAGGACCCGGGGCAAGGTGACCTCCAGCCCCTGCTGCGCCGGAGGCTACCTCTTCTTCGGCTGCGACGACAGGCACCTCTACTGCATTGAGACAGAAGAGGGCCGGGAGATCTGGAAGCTCCTCACAGAGAATATGGTCCGCTCAAGCCCCTCGGTGGCCGACGGGCTTGTGTACTGCGGGAGCAACGACGGGAAGCTCTACTGTATTGACTCCGGCACGAGGGGGATCTCGGCGCCCAACTCGGTGAGCCGCCAGAAATGA
- a CDS encoding L-2-amino-thiazoline-4-carboxylic acid hydrolase yields MKDTALTRRGFLRASMALGCGFLLPRPFSAMASETDPWYAAHRDRFTAEFEVMLKSLKAPLTSCLGSDDAGYCLESARSGFEKVLAELPPIGGDQNLYMKYFISGAQYLALYSPLKKKSVEGQVFGKIMYDLVTGYYASMSEEDKDRERDYFFSDEYLEKLDVWAFSTLERWYGDNWLCMFIRGDWRTFDFGYDVRECAVFKLFARADILEVMPYFCCLDFPRSIALGTGLEREKSLGFGDTSCIFRYRKGREVTQNWDTEMARLDLRFPPSTREP; encoded by the coding sequence ATGAAAGACACGGCGCTCACCAGAAGAGGATTCCTGCGGGCATCGATGGCGCTTGGATGCGGCTTTCTTCTCCCCCGCCCTTTCAGTGCCATGGCTTCAGAGACCGACCCCTGGTATGCCGCCCACAGAGACCGCTTCACCGCCGAGTTCGAGGTGATGCTGAAGTCTCTGAAGGCTCCCCTCACCTCCTGCCTGGGCAGCGACGACGCCGGGTACTGCCTCGAGAGCGCCCGGAGCGGCTTCGAAAAAGTGCTGGCGGAGCTCCCTCCCATCGGCGGCGATCAGAACCTGTACATGAAGTACTTCATCTCGGGGGCCCAGTATCTCGCCCTGTACAGTCCCCTGAAGAAAAAATCAGTTGAGGGCCAGGTCTTCGGCAAGATCATGTATGATCTTGTGACCGGGTATTACGCCTCAATGTCCGAAGAGGACAAAGACAGGGAGCGTGACTATTTCTTTTCCGACGAGTACCTTGAAAAGCTTGATGTCTGGGCTTTCTCCACCCTGGAGAGGTGGTATGGCGACAACTGGCTCTGCATGTTCATCCGCGGCGACTGGAGGACCTTCGATTTCGGCTATGACGTGAGGGAGTGCGCCGTTTTCAAGCTCTTCGCGAGGGCCGACATCCTGGAGGTCATGCCCTACTTCTGTTGCCTGGACTTCCCCAGGAGCATCGCGCTGGGCACAGGCCTCGAGAGGGAGAAGAGCCTGGGCTTCGGAGACACCAGCTGCATCTTCAGGTACAGGAAGGGGCGCGAGGTAACCCAGAATTGGGATACCGAGATGGCGCGCCTTGACCTCAGGTTCCCGCCCTCGACAAGGGAACCGTGA
- a CDS encoding TIGR01777 family oxidoreductase: protein MRVIVTGGTGFIGAPLCRRLAEAGHEVLAVTRKDGASGAGGAPRPDGVSRLIAWSDLGKKPPGSLISPGTALINLAGSPIAAKPWNVAAKREIQESRVASGNALVNAVKSAGVIPSVIIQGSAVGFYGNRGDERLTEESGRGTGFLSDVCARWEASTSGLRDLGVRHVTARIGLVLDHGGGVLEKMMTPFRLFAGGPVGSGRQWMAWIHREDLVEAILFLMAGERHEGIFNLASPEPLTMHDFAAKLGKVMGRPSLMRVPPAAVRAVFGEMGEETILASQRVYPEKLSASGFTFRYPAIERALEAIIHGGKKAR from the coding sequence ATGAGAGTGATCGTGACCGGAGGCACGGGGTTTATCGGCGCTCCCCTCTGCAGGCGCCTCGCCGAAGCGGGCCACGAGGTACTCGCCGTGACAAGGAAGGACGGGGCCTCAGGTGCCGGGGGTGCCCCGCGCCCTGATGGAGTCTCTCGTCTCATCGCCTGGTCAGACCTGGGAAAAAAGCCCCCAGGGAGCCTCATTTCCCCGGGCACTGCCCTCATCAACCTCGCGGGGAGCCCCATCGCGGCAAAGCCGTGGAATGTGGCCGCCAAGAGAGAGATTCAGGAAAGCCGCGTGGCTTCCGGGAATGCCCTCGTCAATGCCGTGAAGAGCGCCGGTGTCATCCCTTCCGTGATCATCCAGGGATCGGCCGTGGGCTTCTACGGGAACCGCGGCGATGAGAGGCTCACGGAGGAATCGGGCCGGGGAACAGGCTTCCTCTCCGATGTCTGTGCCCGGTGGGAAGCCTCCACTTCCGGGCTCAGGGACCTCGGGGTCCGCCATGTGACGGCAAGGATCGGGCTTGTGCTGGATCATGGCGGCGGCGTCCTCGAGAAGATGATGACGCCTTTCAGGCTCTTTGCCGGAGGCCCCGTCGGCAGCGGCCGCCAGTGGATGGCCTGGATCCACCGCGAGGACCTTGTGGAGGCGATTCTCTTCCTGATGGCCGGAGAGCGCCACGAGGGCATCTTCAACCTTGCCTCTCCGGAGCCCCTGACCATGCACGATTTCGCCGCAAAGCTCGGGAAAGTCATGGGGAGGCCCTCGCTGATGCGCGTGCCGCCGGCGGCCGTGCGGGCCGTCTTCGGAGAGATGGGCGAAGAGACAATCCTTGCAAGCCAGAGGGTGTACCCCGAAAAGCTCTCGGCGAGCGGCTTCACTTTCAGGTACCCTGCCATTGAAAGAGCGCTGGAGGCCATCATCCACGGGGGGAAAAAGGCCCGGTAG
- a CDS encoding arylsulfotransferase family protein, with product MASMFQQGSAKVLFWVFILFCLVTGAYLLTGGDPGALRLPGGLFHGERREPPWKSPAEPMAKPLPTGIPAAAMTARATGPPDVRRSPEATAAPASSSEPQDDDESRLMTLPYLTRAPSAKKDLNKRGVVAFRRGACAGGLNLYASNTTSEAYLMDMEGKRLHTWRTNSLRPWQNVAVDPDGNLLFLEVGFLIGKLDWGSRPIWSYETRCHHWISAAGDGDIYTLSWERLPVDHKGRKISILNDSIIHLSPWGTLRKRLSLYESLGTFVPQSDLDLAGEMRSPPRPGSPADIFHTNTVFRVEREVPGVCSKGDLLISMKQMKTIAFLDPEKNRVVWRWQNDSIEGVHSPVLLANNHILFVDNGGIAWQYCRVLELDPLTGKIVYEYRDDSTPKDFASSPGSVEVLGNGNMLITESTRGRVFEVTRKGSVVWDFFNPEMDGTKRSAIFRMTRLSPSLSGSLMEKLGRGNP from the coding sequence ATGGCCTCGATGTTCCAGCAGGGCTCCGCGAAAGTGCTCTTCTGGGTCTTCATACTGTTCTGCCTGGTTACAGGCGCCTACCTGCTCACGGGGGGAGACCCGGGAGCCCTGCGCCTGCCGGGAGGGCTGTTTCACGGGGAAAGAAGGGAGCCTCCCTGGAAAAGCCCTGCAGAGCCTATGGCAAAGCCCCTTCCAACAGGAATTCCTGCGGCAGCGATGACGGCACGGGCCACAGGGCCGCCGGATGTTCGCCGGTCACCTGAGGCAACGGCTGCACCGGCCTCATCCTCCGAGCCTCAGGACGATGATGAGAGCCGCCTCATGACGCTCCCCTACCTTACCAGGGCGCCTTCAGCAAAAAAAGACCTGAACAAGCGGGGCGTCGTAGCCTTCCGCAGAGGCGCCTGCGCCGGGGGCCTCAATCTTTATGCCTCAAACACCACAAGCGAGGCCTACCTGATGGATATGGAGGGGAAGCGCCTGCATACCTGGCGCACCAATTCCCTCAGGCCATGGCAGAACGTCGCCGTTGATCCTGACGGGAACCTTCTGTTCCTCGAGGTGGGCTTCCTCATCGGCAAGCTGGACTGGGGATCACGACCTATATGGAGCTATGAAACACGTTGCCATCACTGGATTTCAGCCGCCGGAGACGGCGACATCTACACGCTCTCCTGGGAGCGGCTCCCTGTGGACCACAAGGGGAGAAAGATATCGATCCTGAACGACTCCATCATCCACCTCTCCCCCTGGGGAACATTGAGAAAGAGGCTCTCCCTCTATGAGTCCCTGGGTACCTTTGTGCCACAGAGCGATCTTGACCTGGCGGGGGAGATGCGCTCTCCCCCCCGGCCCGGCAGCCCTGCCGACATCTTTCATACCAACACGGTCTTCAGGGTGGAACGCGAGGTGCCGGGGGTGTGCAGCAAGGGAGACCTGCTCATAAGCATGAAGCAGATGAAAACGATTGCCTTTCTTGATCCAGAAAAGAACAGGGTGGTGTGGCGCTGGCAGAATGACAGCATTGAGGGGGTCCACTCACCGGTGCTCCTCGCGAACAACCATATTCTTTTCGTTGACAACGGCGGCATAGCCTGGCAGTATTGCAGGGTCCTGGAGCTTGACCCCCTCACGGGAAAGATTGTCTATGAATACAGGGATGACAGCACTCCGAAGGATTTCGCCTCTTCCCCGGGATCCGTCGAGGTGCTCGGGAATGGAAACATGCTCATCACCGAGAGCACCAGGGGGAGGGTCTTCGAGGTCACCAGGAAGGGTTCGGTGGTATGGGATTTTTTCAACCCCGAAATGGACGGCACCAAGCGCTCGGCCATTTTCCGCATGACAAGGCTTTCTCCCTCCCTTTCCGGAAGCCTCATGGAGAAGCTGGGGCGGGGGAATCCATGA